From Glycine max cultivar Williams 82 chromosome 11, Glycine_max_v4.0, whole genome shotgun sequence, the proteins below share one genomic window:
- the LOC100306628 gene encoding Protein HHL1, chloroplastic: MEVGMSLNALVRLPLSNSRFHDDAAPMIIRHSLFSSRKQQQQQQSYKVPQRHQVFVVEAKGKKGMMSRQFQRNAPPPLPKIEDDGNPKFVIFIRMANVYLWYPLSIVSGGTTAKIMVAAKDNFLGKYIYKDTLDRNLAAVIYRDEKEVQKSAFKQYRVLRTATDFRYGYKLVENGNIRAALSTTDVIELPTQDKLKTVLDKVKDFFGDAKESFGKITSLGTTETEESEEDTKEKAKVKG; encoded by the exons ATGGAAGTAGGAATGTCTCTGAACGCGCTGGTTCGTCTTCCTCTCTCGAATTCACGCTTCCACGACGATGCTGCTCCGATGATTATTAGGCACTCTCTGTTTTCGAGCCGAAagcaacagcagcagcagcagagtTATAAGGTTCCACAGCGTCATCAAGTGTTCGTGGTTGAAGCCAAGGGCAAAAAGGGAATGATGTCTCGTCAATTTCAGCGCAATGCTCCTCCTCCTTTACCCAAGATTGAAGACGATGGCAATCCCAAATTCGTCATCTTCATTCGCATGGCCAAT GTATACCTTTGGTACCCTCTTAGTATCGTATCAGGCGGCACCACTGCTAAAATAATGGTTGCAGCTAAAGATAATTTTCTCGGCAAGTATATCTACAAAGACACTCTTGATAGAAATCTCGCTGCTGTTATCTACAGA GATGAGAAGGAGGTACAGAAATCTGCATTCAAACAGTACCGTGTATTGCGAACAGCTACTGATTTCAGATACGGCTACAAACTTGTT GAGAATGGCAATATAAGAGCTGCACTTTCTACCACTGATGTTATTGAG CTTCCAACACAAGATAAACTAAAAACCGTGCTTGACAAAGTGAAAGACTTTTTTGGAGATGCAAAGGAATCTTTTGGAAAGATAACATCATTGGGCACTACTGAAACAGAGGAGTCAGAGGAAGacacaaaagaaaaagccaa GGTTAAAGGATGA
- the LOC100306628 gene encoding protein HHL1, chloroplastic isoform X1, which translates to MEVGMSLNALVRLPLSNSRFHDDAAPMIIRHSLFSSRKQQQQQQSYKVPQRHQVFVVEAKGKKGMMSRQFQRNAPPPLPKIEDDGNPKFVIFIRMANVYLWYPLSIVSGGTTAKIMVAAKDNFLGKYIYKDTLDRNLAAVIYRDEKEVQKSAFKQYRVLRTATDFRYGYKLVENGNIRAALSTTDVIELPTQDKLKTVLDKVKDFFGDAKESFGKITSLGTTETEESEEDTKEKAK; encoded by the exons ATGGAAGTAGGAATGTCTCTGAACGCGCTGGTTCGTCTTCCTCTCTCGAATTCACGCTTCCACGACGATGCTGCTCCGATGATTATTAGGCACTCTCTGTTTTCGAGCCGAAagcaacagcagcagcagcagagtTATAAGGTTCCACAGCGTCATCAAGTGTTCGTGGTTGAAGCCAAGGGCAAAAAGGGAATGATGTCTCGTCAATTTCAGCGCAATGCTCCTCCTCCTTTACCCAAGATTGAAGACGATGGCAATCCCAAATTCGTCATCTTCATTCGCATGGCCAAT GTATACCTTTGGTACCCTCTTAGTATCGTATCAGGCGGCACCACTGCTAAAATAATGGTTGCAGCTAAAGATAATTTTCTCGGCAAGTATATCTACAAAGACACTCTTGATAGAAATCTCGCTGCTGTTATCTACAGA GATGAGAAGGAGGTACAGAAATCTGCATTCAAACAGTACCGTGTATTGCGAACAGCTACTGATTTCAGATACGGCTACAAACTTGTT GAGAATGGCAATATAAGAGCTGCACTTTCTACCACTGATGTTATTGAG CTTCCAACACAAGATAAACTAAAAACCGTGCTTGACAAAGTGAAAGACTTTTTTGGAGATGCAAAGGAATCTTTTGGAAAGATAACATCATTGGGCACTACTGAAACAGAGGAGTCAGAGGAAGacacaaaagaaaaagccaaGTGA